The Haladaptatus cibarius D43 genome window below encodes:
- a CDS encoding DUF7504 family protein, translating to MSSRLEFRSGSGEGSTQDVQFTEWLAGLKTSGSNLLVTGDVPKETSAAFSRTLFGQGRRTRVLALTNPTALGADSHLPVEPNSPDTRVIDRRTEYRATKSDEKTDSVQNVSRETLRSELISVISQYDDQNDGFSPAELRLGIDSVEVLSGGDDIVSLSQFLRGLTAIVRGVHGMAHYHLRVADDDPLVEELSPLFDARIELRKRPGLAEQRWHVPDLGETTHWVELS from the coding sequence ATGAGTTCTCGTCTCGAATTTCGAAGCGGGTCGGGCGAGGGTTCGACGCAGGACGTGCAGTTCACTGAGTGGCTTGCGGGGCTGAAAACGAGTGGCAGCAATCTCCTCGTTACCGGCGACGTGCCGAAAGAGACGAGCGCCGCATTCAGTCGGACGCTCTTCGGACAGGGGCGACGAACGCGCGTGCTCGCGCTTACGAACCCCACCGCACTCGGTGCAGACTCGCACCTTCCGGTCGAACCGAACTCCCCGGACACCCGCGTCATCGACCGACGAACTGAATATCGCGCCACGAAGAGCGACGAAAAAACCGACTCCGTACAGAACGTTTCACGGGAAACGCTTCGTTCCGAGCTAATTTCCGTAATCAGTCAGTACGACGACCAAAACGATGGCTTTTCGCCCGCGGAACTTCGCCTCGGAATCGATTCCGTCGAAGTGCTGTCCGGTGGGGACGACATCGTCTCCCTTTCCCAGTTCCTTCGCGGACTCACCGCAATCGTCCGCGGTGTCCACGGCATGGCGCACTATCATCTTCGAGTGGCAGACGACGACCCGCTCGTAGAAGAACTGTCTCCGCTGTTCGACGCGCGTATCGAACTGCGCAAGCGGCCCGGTTTGGCAGAGCAGCGATGGCACGTTCCCGACCTCGGTGAGACGACCCACTGGGTAGAACTATCATAG
- a CDS encoding M24 family metallopeptidase, with protein sequence MATRLPDSEFDHRLEAVREKIREQGADAGVWFGATSIEYLTGFDHIQTERPVVLAVTDERIEITVPRLEVERVEPNPRIDAVHHYFDYPGGKPIQVAVEMLSGLGAETVATDADGAPGVMGYDGPALSEFVEVEMQGWVSRLRWAKTDAEIDLIRESAKWGNLAHQYLADYTEPGAHPATVSQRASMDASRAMLDTLGNEYVPRTRGDGPAFAGYITGPQTALPHGHTANRRIEEGDVLVTGAAANVDGYHSELERTMFVGSPTDEQEHYFELMLESQTIAIDALGPGVPLSYVDQQVWDYFEEQGVTDLAQHHVGHNIGMGGHEPPYIDRGWDDHVDEDDAEMEPGHVYTIEPGLYTDTYGYRHSDTVAVTENGTEMLTYFPRDLESNVITW encoded by the coding sequence ATGGCTACACGACTTCCGGATTCGGAGTTCGACCATCGTCTCGAAGCAGTACGCGAGAAGATACGCGAACAGGGTGCCGACGCAGGCGTCTGGTTCGGCGCGACGAGTATCGAGTATCTCACCGGCTTTGACCACATTCAGACCGAACGACCGGTCGTACTCGCCGTCACTGACGAACGAATCGAAATCACGGTGCCACGACTCGAAGTCGAGCGCGTCGAACCGAACCCGCGAATCGACGCCGTCCATCACTACTTCGACTATCCCGGCGGTAAACCGATTCAGGTTGCTGTCGAAATGCTCTCGGGACTCGGCGCGGAGACAGTCGCCACGGACGCCGACGGCGCGCCCGGCGTGATGGGCTACGACGGCCCGGCGCTCTCGGAGTTCGTCGAAGTCGAAATGCAAGGCTGGGTGAGCAGACTGCGCTGGGCGAAAACCGACGCCGAAATCGACCTCATCCGCGAATCGGCCAAATGGGGGAACCTCGCACACCAGTATCTCGCGGATTACACGGAACCCGGCGCGCACCCGGCGACCGTCAGCCAGCGAGCCTCGATGGACGCTTCCCGGGCGATGCTCGATACGCTCGGGAACGAGTATGTTCCGCGTACGCGAGGAGACGGGCCTGCATTTGCAGGCTACATCACCGGGCCACAAACAGCCCTTCCGCACGGCCACACCGCGAACCGCCGAATCGAGGAGGGAGACGTTCTGGTCACGGGTGCCGCCGCGAACGTCGATGGCTATCACTCCGAACTGGAGCGAACGATGTTCGTCGGTTCGCCGACAGACGAACAGGAACATTACTTCGAGTTGATGCTCGAATCTCAAACCATCGCTATCGACGCCCTTGGGCCGGGTGTTCCCTTGTCTTACGTTGACCAACAGGTGTGGGACTACTTCGAGGAGCAGGGCGTCACCGACCTTGCACAGCATCACGTCGGCCACAACATCGGAATGGGCGGCCACGAACCGCCGTACATCGACCGCGGATGGGATGACCACGTAGACGAGGATGACGCCGAAATGGAACCCGGCCACGTTTACACCATCGAACCGGGACTGTACACCGACACCTACGGCTACCGTCACTCCGACACGGTTGCGGTCACGGAGAACGGCACGGAAATGCTGACCTACTTCCCGCGCGATTTGGAGAGCAACGTCATCACGTGGTAA
- a CDS encoding SLC13 family permease, whose amino-acid sequence MVVVFAIATAAFVLFATEAFPPDITALIVMVVLIVLGPWTGISPEEDISGFVNDATIIVLAMLVLSGGVSQTGAVQQLGERMASFAGTDERKQLAATLAFAEDFMTPIGYQTKLLVYGPGGYKFTDYFRVGAPLQLVLSIATAFGIAVIWGV is encoded by the coding sequence ATGGTCGTCGTGTTCGCCATCGCAACGGCGGCCTTCGTGCTGTTCGCCACGGAAGCCTTTCCGCCGGACATCACCGCTCTCATCGTCATGGTCGTGCTTATCGTCCTCGGCCCATGGACGGGAATATCGCCCGAAGAAGACATCTCGGGGTTTGTAAACGACGCGACGATTATCGTGCTGGCGATGCTCGTCTTGAGCGGGGGGGTCAGCCAAACCGGCGCGGTACAGCAACTCGGCGAACGGATGGCCTCGTTCGCAGGGACGGACGAGCGAAAGCAACTCGCGGCGACGTTGGCCTTCGCGGAGGACTTCATGACGCCGATTGGCTACCAGACGAAGCTTCTTGTGTACGGGCCAGGAGGCTACAAATTCACGGATTACTTTCGCGTCGGTGCGCCACTGCAGTTAGTGTTGTCAATAGCAACTGCTTTCGGAATTGCTGTCATTTGGGGCGTCTGA
- a CDS encoding double zinc ribbon domain-containing protein — translation MSKITFRADDDLVKQLESLDASKSEVMREALRDYLDGQGESAEQTDGSLDAVVTERVDDLIDQRLEPRAGESGRDINVNVTVEGAGEIRATEHTPTSSGTTNRARRTTDDTSQTENTCGQCGESLDSGHVYCPNCGEKATHRVFCDCGDEIRSDWAFCPGCGRRTPSADVLDSS, via the coding sequence ATGAGCAAAATCACGTTCCGCGCAGACGACGACCTCGTCAAGCAACTCGAATCGCTCGACGCCTCGAAGAGCGAGGTCATGCGCGAGGCACTCCGCGACTATCTCGACGGCCAGGGAGAATCAGCGGAGCAAACCGACGGGAGCCTCGATGCAGTCGTCACAGAGCGCGTAGACGACCTCATCGACCAGCGACTCGAGCCTCGTGCGGGCGAGAGCGGGCGAGATATCAACGTAAACGTCACCGTCGAAGGTGCTGGCGAGATTCGGGCAACGGAACACACCCCGACATCGAGTGGAACGACGAATCGTGCGCGTCGGACAACCGACGACACAAGTCAGACCGAGAACACCTGCGGCCAGTGCGGAGAGTCGCTCGATTCGGGCCACGTATACTGTCCGAACTGCGGTGAGAAGGCGACACACCGCGTGTTCTGTGACTGTGGCGACGAGATTCGATCCGACTGGGCGTTTTGCCCCGGATGTGGCCGAAGAACGCCGTCAGCGGACGTTTTAGATTCGTCGTAA
- a CDS encoding ribbon-helix-helix domain-containing protein, with protein MERVTLRIPKQQIEEVEQMVETGEFPNRSEAIRAAVRDMLNEHDGNGTETTNKRTWAKV; from the coding sequence ATGGAGCGCGTGACACTACGAATACCAAAACAGCAAATCGAAGAAGTCGAACAGATGGTCGAAACCGGCGAGTTCCCGAACCGAAGCGAAGCGATTCGGGCCGCAGTCCGCGACATGCTCAACGAGCACGACGGAAACGGAACCGAGACCACGAACAAGCGCACTTGGGCGAAGGTGTGA
- the ftsZ gene encoding cell division protein FtsZ, which translates to MQDIVQEALENAESEQREMDAVTTGDEFGDPRIVIVGCGGAGNNTINRLYNIGVDGADTVAINTDKQHLKMIEADTKILVGKSLTSGLGAGGDPSMGERATEMAQGTVKEVLGDADLVFVTAGMGGGTGTGAAPVVSKIAKEQGAIVVGMVSTPFNVERARTVKAEEGLEKLRNEADSIIVLDNNRLLDYVPNLPIGKAFSVMDQIIAETVKGISETITQPSLINLDYADMTSIMNQGGVAVMLVGETQDKNKTEEVVRDAMNHPLLDVDYRGASGGLVHITGGPDLTLKEAEGIAANITERLEASANVIWGARIQENYKSKVRVMAIMTGVKSAQVLGPSTQKQADRSRQKMRDVDAQSYDASNNVEKSKTGTFGTQSDGGRDEVEKNNGLDVIR; encoded by the coding sequence ATGCAGGACATCGTTCAAGAAGCACTGGAAAACGCAGAAAGCGAACAGCGCGAGATGGACGCCGTCACGACGGGCGACGAGTTCGGTGACCCGCGAATCGTCATCGTCGGCTGTGGTGGTGCCGGAAACAACACCATCAACCGCTTGTACAACATCGGCGTCGATGGCGCGGATACCGTCGCCATCAACACCGACAAACAGCACCTGAAGATGATCGAAGCCGACACGAAAATCCTCGTCGGCAAATCCCTCACCTCCGGCCTCGGCGCTGGTGGCGACCCATCTATGGGCGAACGCGCCACCGAGATGGCACAGGGAACGGTCAAAGAGGTTCTCGGCGATGCCGACCTCGTCTTCGTGACCGCAGGTATGGGTGGCGGAACCGGAACCGGTGCCGCACCCGTCGTCTCGAAAATCGCCAAAGAGCAGGGCGCAATCGTCGTCGGCATGGTCTCGACACCGTTCAACGTCGAGCGTGCCCGCACGGTGAAAGCCGAGGAAGGACTGGAAAAGCTTCGCAACGAAGCGGACTCCATCATCGTCCTCGACAACAACCGCCTGCTCGATTACGTCCCGAACCTCCCGATTGGCAAGGCGTTCTCGGTGATGGACCAAATCATCGCCGAAACGGTGAAAGGTATCTCGGAAACCATCACTCAGCCGAGCCTCATCAACTTAGACTACGCCGACATGACCTCCATCATGAATCAGGGCGGCGTAGCCGTGATGCTCGTCGGGGAGACACAGGACAAGAACAAAACCGAGGAAGTGGTGCGAGATGCGATGAACCACCCGCTGCTCGACGTGGACTACCGAGGTGCATCGGGCGGCCTCGTTCACATCACGGGTGGCCCAGACCTCACGCTCAAAGAGGCAGAAGGCATTGCGGCCAACATCACGGAACGCCTCGAAGCGAGCGCCAACGTCATCTGGGGCGCACGCATTCAGGAGAACTACAAAAGCAAAGTCCGAGTCATGGCTATCATGACTGGCGTCAAAAGCGCACAAGTGCTCGGCCCATCGACGCAGAAACAGGCCGACCGCTCCCGGCAGAAGATGCGCGACGTGGATGCACAGTCCTACGACGCCAGCAACAACGTCGAAAAATCTAAAACTGGCACCTTCGGCACCCAGAGCGACGGTGGTCGGGACGAAGTCGAGAAAAACAACGGACTTGACGTTATCCGATAA
- the ncsA gene encoding tRNA 2-thiolation protein NcsA, with the protein MDCDKCDREAVMHAAYSGLHMCEDHFCRSVEKRLRRRIRDDNLLPASATPDEPQTWLIGLSGGKDSVVLTQILHDTFANDPRVELVALTIHEGIEGYRDKSLDACLELTDELDIRHEVVTYEDEFDVQMDDVVEKDPESMAACAYCGVFRRDLLSKYAEEYGADKLLTGHNLDDEAETALMNFLEGDVAQIAKHFDASLGKFAEETPSSVSSAESGEDDETDHNPQTRNDQDSFVPRAKPLRDVPEKEVALYAHLENLPAHITECPHSSEAYRAEIQQLMLSLEENHPGTRHSIMAGYEELAAVAADEFGIGDGKREINECERCGASTTSDICRKCALVESIHAV; encoded by the coding sequence ATGGACTGCGATAAGTGCGACCGAGAGGCGGTGATGCACGCGGCTTACTCGGGGCTTCACATGTGTGAAGACCATTTCTGTCGGTCGGTCGAAAAGCGCCTTCGACGGCGGATCCGTGACGACAATCTCCTTCCCGCATCTGCTACGCCCGACGAGCCACAAACGTGGCTCATCGGTCTTTCCGGCGGGAAAGACAGCGTCGTTCTCACACAGATTCTCCACGACACGTTTGCCAACGACCCGCGCGTCGAACTCGTCGCGCTGACGATTCACGAGGGTATCGAGGGCTACCGAGACAAGAGTTTGGACGCCTGTCTCGAACTCACCGATGAGTTGGACATTCGCCACGAAGTCGTCACCTACGAGGATGAGTTCGACGTGCAAATGGACGACGTGGTGGAAAAAGACCCCGAAAGTATGGCCGCCTGCGCCTACTGTGGCGTGTTCCGCAGGGACTTGCTTTCGAAATACGCCGAGGAGTACGGGGCCGACAAACTGCTCACGGGACACAATCTGGACGACGAGGCAGAAACCGCATTGATGAACTTCCTCGAAGGCGACGTTGCTCAAATCGCCAAGCATTTCGACGCCAGCCTCGGGAAATTCGCGGAAGAAACGCCTTCAAGCGTCTCTTCCGCAGAGAGCGGCGAAGACGACGAAACCGACCACAACCCGCAAACCAGAAACGACCAAGATTCGTTCGTCCCGCGTGCGAAACCGCTTCGGGACGTTCCGGAAAAAGAGGTTGCGCTGTACGCTCACCTCGAAAACCTCCCGGCGCACATCACCGAATGTCCACACTCGAGCGAGGCGTACCGCGCCGAAATCCAGCAGTTGATGCTCTCGCTCGAAGAGAACCATCCCGGAACACGTCACTCGATTATGGCTGGCTACGAGGAACTCGCCGCGGTCGCCGCGGACGAGTTCGGCATCGGCGACGGCAAACGCGAAATCAACGAATGTGAGCGATGCGGCGCGTCCACGACGAGCGACATCTGCCGGAAATGCGCGTTGGTGGAGTCGATTCACGCGGTGTAA
- a CDS encoding PQQ-binding-like beta-propeller repeat protein has product MVRPSDETRRTFLKLTSVALGTAGLSGTVMSDAQRSAEQDWPTFQYDAGNTGYNPVGGDPGSGAWIAWSEQLCDRRLFAPTVVDGTAYVVDTSGVLRAFDTEARETRWTANVRGLDYAPTVVGDTVYVAGTDVLALSTSDGSEQWRFEVGVTESSPITTTDGTLFFKTSDANGQGVCWAVDAATGTERWRIRIPSGKEGEIPSAENVPPAVVDGVAYFVDKSDVYAFEAETGTPQWQTSVDGTINHAPTVADGTVYVCGERVFALSTDDGGTEWETSVADSARLAQSPAIIGDSVIITDGREARAWSLHCENGAEQWSFEDGGDSAGTPVVADGTVYIPISGDDALVAVDAATGEQRWRVPVRNLGNSWLPAAVGDDIYVTDREGFLYVIRDSTELDWRVDSTELDWRVDRTGTLAVGENVYVSNDELVALNAETGEKQWMADGGNAPATENELLYVADGGDVVAYTAGGTEQWRAGCNGNIATKPAVTDEAVFVGGDGWVSAFDAETGVLQWRYEGDCGALGSVTRLTARENRAFAVMEGRVLALESGGVRWVAGENVCAITSGDAVYTGTDENEVVAYDFDGNELWRTTPENGDSISHLVAGETHDSVYAVTTSVTSMGTDSREWLTAFSAGEERWSFHPKFLPFGSLCEPVVADDTVYVGASDRRVYALSGADGSEIRRFETGGEVESVTVDSDDRVYAASDAVYAFR; this is encoded by the coding sequence ATGGTTCGACCCTCCGACGAAACACGGCGAACTTTTCTCAAACTGACCAGCGTCGCGCTCGGCACGGCGGGGCTTTCGGGGACAGTAATGTCCGACGCGCAGCGTTCGGCCGAACAGGACTGGCCGACGTTCCAGTACGACGCCGGAAACACGGGTTACAACCCAGTCGGAGGTGACCCGGGTTCCGGGGCGTGGATAGCGTGGAGCGAACAGTTGTGCGACCGACGCCTATTCGCGCCAACCGTCGTCGATGGCACGGCCTATGTCGTTGACACCTCGGGAGTGCTGAGGGCATTCGACACGGAAGCGCGAGAAACGCGCTGGACGGCGAACGTCCGCGGATTGGACTACGCGCCCACTGTCGTCGGAGACACGGTCTACGTGGCAGGGACGGACGTACTCGCGCTCTCGACGAGCGACGGAAGCGAGCAGTGGCGGTTCGAAGTCGGCGTTACCGAAAGCTCTCCGATAACGACCACTGACGGGACGCTCTTTTTCAAAACCAGCGACGCAAACGGACAGGGAGTCTGCTGGGCAGTAGACGCAGCGACAGGAACCGAACGCTGGCGAATCCGCATTCCGAGCGGCAAGGAGGGCGAAATCCCAAGCGCCGAAAACGTCCCGCCAGCAGTCGTCGACGGCGTCGCGTACTTTGTCGATAAATCCGACGTGTACGCCTTTGAGGCCGAAACCGGAACTCCTCAATGGCAGACCAGCGTCGATGGAACCATTAACCACGCGCCGACGGTTGCCGACGGAACTGTCTACGTCTGCGGGGAGCGCGTGTTCGCCCTTTCGACGGACGATGGAGGCACGGAATGGGAAACCAGCGTCGCTGACTCTGCACGACTCGCGCAGTCTCCTGCAATCATCGGCGATTCGGTCATTATCACGGATGGTCGGGAGGCACGTGCGTGGTCGCTTCACTGTGAAAACGGGGCGGAACAGTGGTCGTTTGAAGACGGAGGCGACTCCGCCGGAACGCCGGTAGTCGCCGATGGAACCGTTTACATCCCCATCTCCGGTGACGATGCACTGGTCGCGGTTGACGCCGCGACCGGTGAACAACGCTGGCGTGTCCCGGTTCGAAACCTCGGCAATTCGTGGCTTCCCGCCGCAGTCGGCGACGACATCTACGTTACCGACCGTGAGGGTTTCCTGTACGTGATACGCGATTCGACGGAACTCGATTGGCGTGTAGATTCGACGGAACTCGATTGGCGTGTAGACCGAACCGGCACACTTGCAGTCGGCGAAAACGTCTACGTTTCGAACGACGAATTGGTCGCACTCAACGCCGAAACCGGCGAAAAGCAGTGGATGGCAGACGGTGGAAACGCACCGGCCACGGAGAACGAACTGCTGTACGTCGCGGACGGCGGGGACGTCGTCGCGTACACCGCAGGCGGAACCGAACAGTGGCGTGCCGGATGCAACGGCAACATCGCTACCAAGCCAGCAGTCACGGACGAAGCGGTGTTCGTTGGCGGCGACGGGTGGGTCAGTGCCTTCGACGCAGAAACTGGTGTACTGCAGTGGCGGTACGAGGGCGACTGCGGTGCCCTCGGCTCCGTTACACGCCTCACAGCGCGCGAAAACCGCGCTTTCGCTGTCATGGAGGGCCGGGTTCTCGCGCTCGAATCAGGTGGCGTGCGGTGGGTTGCCGGTGAGAACGTCTGTGCAATCACATCTGGTGACGCGGTGTACACCGGAACCGACGAAAACGAAGTCGTCGCATACGATTTCGACGGCAACGAACTGTGGCGGACGACCCCGGAAAACGGCGATTCTATCAGTCATCTCGTTGCGGGCGAAACTCACGATAGCGTCTACGCGGTCACGACCAGCGTGACGAGCATGGGAACCGACAGCAGAGAGTGGCTTACCGCGTTTTCGGCTGGTGAAGAACGATGGTCGTTCCACCCGAAATTCCTCCCGTTCGGGTCGCTCTGCGAACCGGTCGTCGCGGACGACACCGTCTACGTCGGTGCCAGCGACCGACGAGTGTACGCGCTGTCAGGGGCGGACGGAAGTGAGATTCGCCGGTTCGAAACCGGCGGGGAAGTCGAGAGCGTTACAGTCGATTCGGACGACAGGGTGTACGCTGCCAGCGATGCAGTGTACGCGTTCAGATAG
- a CDS encoding S8 family serine peptidase: protein MDVLRRYYRTTNEVVPPDLNDGTAYAWYAGTSMAAPQVAGLVALIREANPDLSAKKVQNIIENTARFSNGKSDADIGAGVIYAPDAVAEAEQRN, encoded by the coding sequence ATGGATGTTCTGCGAAGGTATTACCGAACGACGAACGAAGTGGTGCCGCCGGATTTGAACGACGGCACCGCCTACGCATGGTACGCAGGTACCTCGATGGCGGCCCCGCAAGTTGCTGGACTCGTTGCTCTCATCCGCGAGGCCAATCCAGACTTGAGCGCGAAGAAGGTGCAGAACATCATCGAGAACACCGCCCGATTCAGCAACGGCAAGAGCGATGCCGACATCGGGGCAGGAGTCATCTACGCACCTGACGCAGTTGCGGAAGCGGAGCAACGGAACTAA
- a CDS encoding M24 family metallopeptidase: MVQKAFDEIVRELDRIDADAFVHVGDRFDDLLRYFTDFSGPDRDYAFVFVAGRAILCAPRLFGEQARREFGGDDVRTSEHQTGATAPARAIETIREFADAERILVPSHISHRTATALEQHLELVTTDADFGRSRKTPDERAALAEVQEVAQRGMARSESILAETTIRDECLHWKGKLLTTERLRREVNAVLARHGVQDARNTVIGAGPSCADLHFTGEDEIHSGETILLDISPRGSRGYYGDVTRTFVVGDIGEWERATYDAVQDAQDAALETLDSGAGIRAETVHRSVSETLQNHGFEVGDVSVGMYHGTGHGVGRSLHESPSLSSDERLEVGNVVTVEPGVYDPERGGVRIEDLVVVTESGYENLTDYPRRIRPSPSR; encoded by the coding sequence ATGGTTCAGAAAGCGTTTGACGAAATCGTCCGCGAACTCGACAGAATTGACGCGGATGCGTTCGTTCACGTCGGCGACCGATTCGATGACCTGCTTCGATATTTCACCGATTTTTCCGGGCCGGACCGCGACTACGCGTTCGTCTTCGTCGCTGGACGGGCGATACTCTGTGCGCCACGATTGTTCGGTGAGCAAGCACGCCGCGAGTTCGGTGGCGACGATGTTCGGACGAGCGAACACCAAACAGGGGCGACAGCACCGGCCCGCGCCATCGAAACGATTCGGGAGTTCGCCGATGCAGAGCGGATTCTGGTGCCCAGCCATATTTCTCATCGAACCGCGACCGCGCTCGAACAGCACCTCGAACTCGTTACGACGGACGCCGATTTCGGTCGCTCGCGGAAGACGCCAGACGAACGTGCCGCGCTGGCCGAAGTTCAGGAGGTCGCACAGCGTGGAATGGCTCGTTCGGAATCCATTCTCGCGGAAACAACGATTCGGGACGAGTGTCTTCATTGGAAAGGAAAGCTGCTCACTACGGAACGCCTTCGGAGGGAGGTCAACGCCGTTCTCGCACGCCACGGCGTGCAGGACGCCAGAAACACCGTCATCGGTGCCGGGCCGAGTTGTGCCGACCTGCATTTCACCGGTGAGGACGAGATTCATTCCGGGGAGACGATTCTACTTGACATTTCCCCGCGCGGTTCACGTGGCTACTACGGTGACGTGACTCGAACCTTCGTCGTCGGCGATATTGGCGAGTGGGAACGCGCCACCTACGACGCCGTGCAGGATGCGCAGGACGCTGCCCTCGAAACGCTCGATTCGGGTGCGGGAATCCGTGCCGAGACGGTTCACCGAAGCGTTTCGGAAACGCTCCAAAATCATGGGTTCGAGGTGGGCGACGTTTCGGTCGGGATGTACCACGGAACCGGACACGGCGTCGGCCGCTCGCTGCACGAATCGCCATCCCTCTCAAGCGACGAGCGACTCGAAGTCGGGAACGTCGTCACGGTCGAACCCGGCGTCTACGACCCGGAACGTGGCGGGGTTCGCATCGAAGACCTCGTGGTCGTCACGGAATCGGGCTACGAAAATTTGACCGACTATCCGCGACGGATTCGGCCATCGCCAAGTCGGTAG